Genomic segment of Chelmon rostratus isolate fCheRos1 chromosome 2, fCheRos1.pri, whole genome shotgun sequence:
AACATTTCTGGTTGTCTGGCTGTTTAAAGGCACTATTTCCTGTCTCCTATCAACTCCATTTTGTTTCTTGGTTTTATGTGAGTGCATACTGCATCTTCAGTTGaactttttcccctctctgacatttgttgctgtttcctctccttttttatcctcctgctgctgttgatgttgtgaGAAGGTTGACACCAACAAGAGGAATGGATGTTCGGGTTGAAAATCTATTAAAACTCTATCTTGGAGAAGCATTAGGTAAAATGCCAATCATGTCAGTGCTGAATGTGATTTGTCTATGCAGAGGTTGTGCACTGAAACGGTTGATGATAATGTTGGTGATGCCTGGCATCATGCTGAAAGCTGTGGTGAGATGCAGATGGGAGCCTCACACCCAGACAAGGATTTCACCTTTTTTCAACTTGCAAGTTTTATGAGTTCCTGAGGGACTGAAATATCAGAGTTTTGCAAGATGTCCATTGAGAAACAATGAATAGTCTGACAATTCAGGCTCAGGGTTAGAGCTCAGAAACCTGAAGATGTATCTGAAGATCCAGTGACACTTGTGAAGCAAATGATTGTGGAAGCACTGAGCATTGCTCCACCAGCCTTTGCTCAGTTGAAGATGTTGTTATCAGTGCTAGCTAACATGTTGCTCTGCACTTTGCTTCTGTTTGCTTTCTCTTCTGATCAGCTGCTGTCTTTGGTGCTGTGCTGGATATCAGTTGCTGATGTTGCGCTGGTTGAcataatgctaatgttgctcttaTTGAtataatgctaatgttgctctggtTGACatgatgctaatgttgctctggtTTACATGTACCTGGCATTGCTTTTGTTAAATGTTGATGACATTGCTCTTATTGCTCTGGTTGATAAGTTACTGCTGTTGCTTTAGTTAACATGATGCTAATGTTTTGTTGACAATGTATTGCAGATTTGCTGATTGACGTGTTGCTTGTGTTGTGGTCTTCTACAACTGGTTTCTGAAGTGCTGTCTGCTGCGACTTGGTGTTGCTCGAGGATTCAGCAAGGATCCATTTTATTCACCTCTATGTTCTTGCTGGCCTCCTGATTGCCGGCTAGGTCTTGGAGTTGTTGCTTGCTGTTTGCAGGGTGTTGCCGACTGGTTGCCAGGTGTTTGCTGGCTGGCTGTTTCTCAACATTTCACTTGTTCATAGGAAAGCTTTGTTTAATGTACACTGTCAACTTTAATCGTGAtgggttttggttttggacaggtgtttctttcagctgtcaggtggaaaagctgctgcagtcagattCCAAGATTTGTTTTCCTAGTTCGGTTGAAAGTCTCTCGTGGCTGTTAAAATTTAGTAGTACGACTGAAACCATACATCACACAATGCTATGTTAATATTCAGCGCTGTATCTGCTGAATTTGCGCGAGAGCCAGTTACTGACACTGATTCAGCACAAATGTTCAACTACtaaaaacaccaacacatgTCAGTCACTAGAAGCTAATGTCTGTTCTGTGAAGGTTGAATTTCATTAAGATGTTTTGATTaggaatgtttgtttttctgaccttTTCACCAGGTTTCAGTGTCCCGCAGAAATCCTCTGTCTGTTAAACAGTGAAACTATACACACAGCTTAGTTGCATTGGTGAGTTGCAAATTGTTGCATGAGATTCATGAAGGTTTACTGTTGCACGAAGTATTTCAAACTTTGCTGAAACTACTAGCAATATGTTGGTGCTGCATGGTAGAAAACAGTGAGGTTTACTCTAAAGAATGAGGTTCCACACAACGTCTCAGTTACTTACGGGGTATAGCAACTCTATTCAGATTTAAGGTCTTCAGTATTCTTCAACCGAATAGAGTTGTATGAAGTTCTCATCTGACATTTCATTGTCTTCAAGTTAGAGCCAATAGCCAATTTCGCCTTTTGAAATGGAGTTTCAGATACAAGCACTTCATTTGAAGCACACTGTAGACTTGCATTTCCAACAAAATAAGTTGCATTAGAAAGTTTTCTTGtctttaaatgtgcacattagAAACTATGGTGGTCATAAGCCAGATCAATCAGACTTCACTAGGAGGAGTTCTAGAATGTGACCTGGCCCAGGTGCATGCTTGCTTCAGAAAAAGTGGTAAAATTGGTACAGTTAGCTTGCTTGACAAAATCTTGGCCTGGCTCAAAAATGATTGATATCATGGATGACAAATTTTTCAGCCTGTTTTGCACTGTGTAACACATTTTACCTTGTTTAGATCCGGAACATCAGAGACAGTTGAGAAGAGAATGTGTGCATATCTATGTGTATATGTTCCTTTCAGTGCTGTTCCTTTATTCCTTGCCATGTAATCATTTTCCaactaaaaataacaaacagtgCAGCAATGTTAATGCTGAAGATTGCTTCTGTTGGGGTCTGACGTGATCTGATCTGAAACAAGTTTAGCAAACTtatgaaaagctgcagatggCTGGAGACTGtttcagtttagctttttttttctgccactttcctgaaaatgtttcaccCCCAATCAAACCCCCTTCCAAACACCACTGGTTTCCAAATGTCAGGACCTTAAAATTGGTAtgtccaaagtttaaaaaatggtCTCTGGGTCATTCCGAGGAAACAGAAACGTAAGCAGTGTTGGCTAAGCCACTATTGGCCTGTGAAGTCAGATCTGAGTTTCCTGAAGAAACATCTGGAAACCACTGGTtgccttttttctgctcttcatctgACAGTAGTGTTGCTTTCTCCCCAGGTTGTAGGGCTGTTGCTTAGCAGTCAGTATGGCGGTAGTCATCAGGCTGCAGGGTCTGCCCATAGTGGCCGGCACCATGGACATCAGACACTTCTTCTCTGGCCTCACCATCCCGGACGGGGGAGTGCACATTGTGGGGGGTGAGCATGGCGAGGCTTTCATCGTCTTTGCCACTGACGAGGATGCTCGGCTGGGGATGATGCGTACAGGTGGGTCCATTAAGGGCTCCAAAGTGTCACTGTTGCTTAGCAGCAAGACAGAAATGCAGAACATGATTGAACTCAGCCGCCGCAGGTTTGAGGCTGGGGCGGGCGCTGTGGAAACCACTGCATCTACAGCAGGAAATGCCAACCGACAAGTGGCCACCCCCATACCAACAATACAGCCAGGGGCTGGGGGGAGAAGTGGTAGCCATGGAAACCAGGGTTTCAGTAACACTCCAGCCTCAGTTACGGCAGCAAGCTCATCTCAGGAGCCACCAAGCAACAAGGCGGTGGCCAGCGTGGTGCCCAGCTTCCCCAACAGCTACAGCTCCGCCCCCACAATCACCACAGCTCTGGCATCGCTCAATGCAGGCCCCCCACCCATCCCCCCACTTCCAAGCATGCCTTCCATGCCCCCCATGCCCACACTACCCACCATTCCAGTTCCTCCCCCAGtgtcctctctcccccctgtcCCTACTGTTTCCCCACTGTCTCAAGGGCCTCCAGTGCCTCCTATGTCCCACCTTCCCCACATGTCCTCCCTGCCTCCTTTCAACCCGTCCCTACCACCCCCAGCAGGACTTGGCTCCGGCCTCCCTCTTGGAACCCCCAACCCCATGCTGTTCAACCCTCTCTCCCCCCTGGCTTCACTTGGCCTCCAGGCTCAAAtgaaggctgctgctgctgcagccagtggAGCAGGAGCGCTTAATCCAGATGAGTTGTTTGTCCTCCTGCAGAACCTCCCATTCTCTTGCTCAGATGTGGATATAAGGGGTTTTTTCAGGGGTCTCGGGGTAGATGGGGTACGCCTGCTGAGGGATGGACAGGGCCGTCCAACTGGCAGGGCTATGGTCAAGTTCTTCTCTCCCCAGGATAGCTTCGAAGCTGTGAAGCGGGGAGGTGGTATGATGGGCCAAAGGTTTATTGAGATCACCCCTGGCTCTGAGCGACAATGGGCTGCTCTCAATGACAGTGCAACAGGCCATGCTCCTCAAAATAGCAGCAAAACCAATAATGAgtcacaggagcagcagcaccGTCGTGGTAATGCTGGGTCAGGGGCAGGAGGCAGAGATCAGCGAGGAAGGTCACGATCTCCCCATCGGCAGGAGTTCTGTGTCTACCTGAAAGGCCTTCCCTATGAGGCAGACAAAAAGCAGATAAAGGAGTTCTTTAACAATTTGGCCATCATAGAGGACAGCATCTACATCGCCTACGGGCCCAATGGGCGAGCCACAGGAGAGGGCTTCCTTGAGTTCAAAACAGAACAGGACTACAAGACTGCTCTGGGTGCTCACATGCAGTACATGGGCACCCGATTCATTCAGGTCCACCCAATCAGTCGGAAGGGAATGCTTGAAAAGATTGACACCATCCGCAAACGTGAAGCAGCACAGGGTGATGGCAAGAACCAGGATGGCTTGAAAATTCCCAGGAACTGCGCCCACATTACCAACATCCCTTACAACGTTTCCAAGAAGGACGTTCGTGCCTTCCTGGAAGGTGTGGGGCTTTATGAGGACACCCTGAAGGTTTTGACAGATAGTCATGGCAATGGTTTAGGCCAAGCTATCTTCCAGCTGCGAACTGAGGAGGACGCTCGCAAAGCTGAGAGACTGCACCGCCAAAAACTCAATGGCCGTGATGCCTTTGTCCACTTGGTGACCTTTGAGCAGATGAAGGAAATTGAGAGGAACCCTCCGCCCCAGAACAAGAGGGGCCAACgcaaccagaaccagaaccagctGAACCAAAATCAGAACCAGCACCAGCAAGCCCAGCCCAATCCCCAGCAACCCCAAATCAACCCATTTGCTGGTATTAGTGGCGAGGAGTTTAACTTTCTCAGAAACACCATGGGAAACCTCAATAGTGCCCCCTTTGTGACTCCATTTTCAGCTCCAGGGAATGGGCTGGcaggccctcctcctctcccacctctGGCAGCAGGGTTGGGGGATGTGAATCTGGGTGTGGCTCCTCCTCTTGTTGCTGGTATTCCTGGTACTCCGATCCTGGAGCCACCAGGCTTTCGgcctggagctgcaggaggagctccATTCAGCCAGGATGGCCTGAGAGGGTTGGTGCCCTTTGATAATGCCAACAgaaaaggaggtggaggaggacagaatCGAGGGGGAGGGGCTAACAACAACCAAGGCCGTCAGGTGGGTGGGGCTACTGGTGGACAGCCGGTGTTCACTCCAGGAGCTGATGGGCACCGTAACCAGCCGGCCCCTGGAGGAGCAAACAACCCCAGCAGTCAGCGTGGTGCTGCTGGCCCGACAATTGTAAAACTTCAGAACATGCCATTCACTGTAACCGTGGATGAAATTATGGACTTCTTTTATGGCTACCAGGTGCTGCCAGGCTCCGTCTGCCTGCAGTTCAGTGAGAAAGGCCTGCCAACTGGCGAGGCCATGGTGGCCTTCCAGAACCATGAGGAGGCCACTGCTGCAGTCATGGACCTCAATGATCGACCTATTGGAGCACGCAAGGTCAAAATAAGCCTGGGTTAAAGCCCTGCCTAAACCTACCTGGATCAACCATTCAGGTGAAGCAAAGCCAACATAGACTATACCTGATTGTGGACTCAAACTCAACTGTTAGCAGCTCAGTTTAGACCTTGCCCTGCCCACTGATTGTCAGTCATTACTGAAGCCCCTACCcgtgtgtgtatataatgtCAGGTAAGCCCCACCCCCCCGCATTCTGTCCAGTAGGAGGTCTTTGATCCAGACTTGGCTcttttctgcagctcctccactgaCTGTGGTAGCACAAACTGTTGATGATATTGATGTTGGGAGGATTTGGTCCTTTCTTACCCTGTTTCCAATGCAGCTTTTTGTCAAGTCATGTCCAGAGCTGACAGACTTTACATATTCACCTGTTTTGTTGCTATGGTAACGTGATGATTATAATGAGGCGGACAACTATTGTTGCTTTATGCGCTTAAAtatgctgtgctgctgtggtttatagTGTACATGCTCTCTTGCTGTGGTAAAATGGTCTAACCACAGTAAGTTGCCATGATCAAAAGTGTATGCTCTTTTGCTATGATAAAATTTATTGTCATGGTAAAATCTTCTCATGCTCTGTAGCTATGGTAAAACATGCTGTAGATGAAAAGCTTTTCAATCACAGTGAATTATTGTTGCTCTGTTGCTGTGGTAATGTCTTCACATTCTCTGTTGCTATGGTAAAATTATGCTAAAAAGCTATGTTGCCATGATCAAATGTTCATGCTCTGTTGCTGTGGTGCAATGTTGACATGCTCCGTTGCTATGGTAAAAATTATACTGATATCCAGCTCTGTTTCCATTGTAAGAGGCTCTCTGTTGCTATGGTAAAATGTTGACACAATTCCGTGTGCCGTTGCTATGTAGAGGAAGCGTGATGGACAGATTGCTTATTTTGTAAATAATGACTTTGGGCCGCTGaatcttttctctgtcacatttCTCACATGCTACCCCCAGCCCCGCCTTTTCCGCAGCACATGATCAAGAGGTGTTTGGACTGTAGAATGCTGAGATGTAGtctgttgcatttttttagTTTCATAGCTTTTTGTTGTAATTATGTTTGATAatgttttggatgttttcaCCTTAAagctcatttttgtttttattgtcagtgtgAACAAACTTGTATGATCGTTTAACCATACATGATGTGGAGTCTCCTTTGCTTTGGCTAATAAAAGGATATTCCTGATGCacacctgctcacctgcagtcagccctctctgactctgctcTTCACTGCCTGATCATGGAAACCTTCTGATTTATTGGTTCATTTGAGTAACTGAGTGGcttgtttctttattttgtaaaacTTGAATGGAAGACTGGGATTTCTTTGGAATACAGATGGCCTTCAATCTTCAATGCAACATAAGGTACTAAAACTCAAAGTTTGATCAAGTAAATGGCTGGCTCCAGGTTGTGCCTCGAGTAATCATTGCTTTCATAGTATAGTTAAAATGACACTCCCACCTCTGCTAGCACTAGGCCAATTGTTAACTTTGCTTTAGTTTTGACTGAACAGTGGCTGATGTCCTGTAGAATCAC
This window contains:
- the LOC121612286 gene encoding RNA-binding protein 12-like yields the protein MAVVIRLQGLPIVAGTMDIRHFFSGLTIPDGGVHIVGGEHGEAFIVFATDEDARLGMMRTGGSIKGSKVSLLLSSKTEMQNMIELSRRRFEAGAGAVETTASTAGNANRQVATPIPTIQPGAGGRSGSHGNQGFSNTPASVTAASSSQEPPSNKAVASVVPSFPNSYSSAPTITTALASLNAGPPPIPPLPSMPSMPPMPTLPTIPVPPPVSSLPPVPTVSPLSQGPPVPPMSHLPHMSSLPPFNPSLPPPAGLGSGLPLGTPNPMLFNPLSPLASLGLQAQMKAAAAAASGAGALNPDELFVLLQNLPFSCSDVDIRGFFRGLGVDGVRLLRDGQGRPTGRAMVKFFSPQDSFEAVKRGGGMMGQRFIEITPGSERQWAALNDSATGHAPQNSSKTNNESQEQQHRRGNAGSGAGGRDQRGRSRSPHRQEFCVYLKGLPYEADKKQIKEFFNNLAIIEDSIYIAYGPNGRATGEGFLEFKTEQDYKTALGAHMQYMGTRFIQVHPISRKGMLEKIDTIRKREAAQGDGKNQDGLKIPRNCAHITNIPYNVSKKDVRAFLEGVGLYEDTLKVLTDSHGNGLGQAIFQLRTEEDARKAERLHRQKLNGRDAFVHLVTFEQMKEIERNPPPQNKRGQRNQNQNQLNQNQNQHQQAQPNPQQPQINPFAGISGEEFNFLRNTMGNLNSAPFVTPFSAPGNGLAGPPPLPPLAAGLGDVNLGVAPPLVAGIPGTPILEPPGFRPGAAGGAPFSQDGLRGLVPFDNANRKGGGGGQNRGGGANNNQGRQVGGATGGQPVFTPGADGHRNQPAPGGANNPSSQRGAAGPTIVKLQNMPFTVTVDEIMDFFYGYQVLPGSVCLQFSEKGLPTGEAMVAFQNHEEATAAVMDLNDRPIGARKVKISLAMLNLLNGDERLLSVSDNVAVTAQTSAVVHVKLEQSDQMADCVSKVELSVSCTDLLDKDVGSKSDPLCVLLQSSGGGNWTELGRTERLKNTSSPSFSQRLRLDYHFETVQNLKLGVYDIDNSTSDLSDDDYLGGVELTLGQVVSSKSVTRPLQLKKGKPAGKGTITVAAEEIKDNRAIVLELEAKNLDKKDMFGKSDPFLEIFKKADDGKWQLVHRTEVVKNNLSPTWKKFTVPLQTFCCSDLDRPLKVDCSDHDSDGSHDLIGSFTTKVSELQKAGHGSQVEFDCIHPEKQKKKKSYKNSGVVSVKSCKLVTQHTFLDYVMGGCQINFTVGIDFTGSNGDPRSPNSLHYMSPDGLNQYLSALWSVGQVVQDYDTDKLFPAFGFGAKLPPDYQAAHHEFALNFNPTNPYCQGIQGIVEAYRMVMPQLRLSGPTNFSPIINHVASIAASSAQSNTASQYFVLLILTDGEITDFDQTRDAVVRASRLPLSIIIVGVGPADFKAMELLDGDDGVLRSTVGEAVARDIVQFVPFRKFKDAPMSALAQSVLAEVPTQVVSYFKMRGLEPSKPQAAPTS